The following proteins are co-located in the Pseudoalteromonas sp. N1230-9 genome:
- a CDS encoding DUF2971 domain-containing protein produces MNIDKDGLIYHYTSVQGFLGIIETQSLWVTSINGVNDSLEGKLHDTLLKSALDKLTLSPLDIIEFMEKYQKSNPVTSHLRKIPDMESNPEFIDTLQDLCKGSIGELISSSLNFISTALLPHICCFSQQRDKLSQWRAYGDDGKGIVLAFDRSEIESSMNRDLGFPVEIRDVMYDKAEQESYSKKLVQRLIRHMIVSQSNNSLDSINASKDYFSSPLLFKHHSFSEEEEVRLIYNSNNAKDSKFKCINGNIVSYYEHTFPARSLKGIVLGSKCSLLTDTNDFKAFISRNFKHVLDYGFIEKSESSYR; encoded by the coding sequence ATGAATATAGATAAAGATGGCTTGATATATCATTATACTTCAGTCCAAGGTTTTCTTGGCATAATTGAAACTCAATCGCTATGGGTTACAAGTATAAATGGTGTTAATGATAGTCTTGAGGGGAAGCTTCATGACACACTTCTTAAATCTGCTTTAGATAAATTAACGCTTAGTCCGCTTGATATAATTGAATTTATGGAAAAGTACCAGAAGTCAAACCCTGTAACATCTCACTTGCGTAAGATACCTGATATGGAGAGTAACCCTGAATTTATTGATACCTTACAAGATCTTTGTAAAGGAAGTATAGGTGAACTAATATCATCTTCTTTAAATTTTATTTCAACAGCTTTACTCCCGCATATCTGCTGTTTCTCACAACAAAGAGATAAGCTTAGTCAGTGGAGAGCATATGGTGATGATGGTAAAGGAATTGTTCTAGCTTTTGATAGAAGTGAGATAGAATCATCAATGAATAGAGACTTAGGTTTTCCAGTTGAAATTAGAGATGTAATGTATGATAAAGCTGAGCAAGAAAGCTATAGTAAAAAATTAGTTCAACGATTGATCCGTCATATGATTGTTAGTCAGAGTAACAATAGTTTAGATTCGATTAATGCTAGTAAAGATTATTTTTCTTCACCTCTACTCTTTAAACATCATAGTTTCAGTGAAGAAGAAGAAGTTAGACTGATCTATAACTCTAACAACGCCAAAGATAGTAAATTTAAATGTATTAACGGGAATATTGTTTCTTACTATGAGCATACTTTCCCCGCCCGAAGCTTAAAGGGCATTGTTTTAGGCTCAAAGTGCTCTTTACTAACAGATACAAACGATTTTAAAGCATTTATTAGTCGAAATTTCAAACACGTTTTAGATTATGGTTTTATTGAAAAATCAGAGTCTTCATATCGGTAA